The DNA window TGCATGGGTAATACAGATGTGAAGATTATTTAAAATGAATAAGTGTATCGGTTCTCCATAGGTAGAAGCCAAATACATGGTGAGGTGTATAGTTTGTTCTTGTGGCGGAAAAAGATATTGGTTTATCTTTATAAGGAAACAAAAAACACCATGCTGTTACTTTCGCGCAAAACGGACAATACACTGGGCCTTACACGTCAGAGTACGTGAAGAAcgtgggaggggaggagaaaaGGTACAAGCATGCGACAATACCGTGAGCGACGAAGAAACGACGAAGAAACAATGTGGTGAGATGGCATGACTAATAGTGTAGAAAATAAGCTACATTACACGAGAAGAACATTTGGTGGCACGGAAAAAAGAAACCTAAATGAACAatcaatagatttttaatatccatataatttaaataaaccaTACAAtgaaaatgagaaaagaaaaaaagacccacaaattttttaactcaaaaaggatataaaatattttaacatcATTGCTAGGACTAAGAATCACTGAAATACAATGTAATCCTAGTGACAAAGTTGATATCAAAATAACTAGGCGCCGAATCAAAACCCTAATAAACACCACAGATTCAACTCATAAATTAGACATATCATATAACCCGATCAAGAAAGATCATAGAGAAATAAAACATACCATCACCAATAAATACCCCAATAACAACGATCACAAACGTTACACGAAGCAAACCAAAAAGACatacaccaaaaaaaataaaataaaataaggaaaacaaagacaaacgaaatgaagaaaaaaaaaagacacacaCACAGCTATATATAAGGCTCTGTAGGACATGGAACGAAAAAGAAGAGGcacagaaaataaataataaaaagcaagcggagagagagagatagaatagagagagagacacaCACCAACACAAGGAGAGAAGAAGgaaaggagaggaagaggaggaggaggaggtggtggtgaggTTGCCATGCCTCCCCCGAGATCCTAAGAACGCCACACCCTCGCGCGCCGCGAatccccgcccgcccgccctctcggatcgatcgatcgatcagccggTGCGTGCTCgcttctccctccctccctccctcccccccacctgaatgaaatgaaatgaaatgaaatggatggatgaaCGGATGGTTGGTCGGGTTAATTCGGCGCCATTTCGTGCCGAATTGGAGGAGATTCCGATCGGTTCTTCGCCGGGGTGCGTGGGTCGTGGTTAGATCTGCCGGCCGGGGCGGCTGCGCGCGGCCGGAGGATCGGCGGTGTTGAGGGGGGCGTAAGATCTGACCGTGGCTTGGGCGGCGGATTCGATCCGGCGGGATCGGGTGCGCGTGCTTGTGGTTGGGTGGTTTTTATGCAGgggcggcaggaggaggaggaggaggagatggaggcggACGCCGGGAAGCTGTTCATCGGCGGCATCTCGTGGGACACCAACGAGGACCGCCTCCGCGAGTACTTCGACAAGTAcggggaggtggtggaggccgTCATCATGCGcgaccgcgccaccggccgcgccCGGGGGTTCGGCTTCATCGTCTTCGCcgaccccgccgtcgccgagcggGTCATTATGGAGAAGCACATGATCGATGGCCGCATGGTAAAGCTCCTTCCCTCTGGCCGTGTGTTGGATTCCGGGTGGTGTGCTTAGATCCACGCTGTTGATGAAAATGGTTTGTGGCTGATGGTGATTGCTGCCATTTACGAAGAATTCAGAAATGTTTCGGTTTGTTTTTGTTCAGGTGGAGGCGAAGAAAGCTGTTCCCAGGGACGATCAGCATGCTCTGAGCAAGAGTGGTGGCAGTGCTCATGGATCACCAGGGCCAAGCCGCACCAAGAAGATATTCGTCGGGGGTCTAGCGTCCACCGTGACAGAGGCAGACTTCAGGAAGTACTTTGAGCAATTTGGGACGATTACTGACGTTGTGGTGATGTATGATCACAATACACAGCGTCCTAGGGGCTTTGGGTTCATTACGTACGATTCAGAGGACGCTGTGGATAAGGCATTGTTCAAGACCTTTCATGAACTGAACGGTAAGATGGTTGAGGTCAAGCGGGCAGTTCCTAAGGAACTCTCACCTGGTCCGAGCATGCGTTCTCCTGTCGGTGGATTCGTGAATAGAGCCAATAGCTTCCTCAATGGATACACCCAGGGTTATAATCCAAGCCCGGTAGGTGGTTATGGAATGAGGATGGATGCAAGGTTTGGGCTTCTGTCAGGTGGCCGTAGTAGTTATCCTTCTTTTGGTGGTGGTTATGGAGTCGGCATGAATTTTGATCCAGGGATGAACCCTGGTATTGGGGGAAACTCAAGCTTCAACAACAGTCTCCAGTATGGAAGGCAGCTTAATCCATACTACAGTGGAAATTCAGGTAGATACAATAGCAATGTTAGCTATGGCGGAGTCAGTGACAATACTGGGTCAGTGTTCAACTCGCTGGCTCGTAATTTATGGGGTAATTCAGGTCTTAGTTACTCTTCCAACTCTGCAAGTTCTAATTCCTTCATGTCTTCTGCCAATGGGGGCCTTGGTGGAATTGGGAACAACAATGTGAACTGGGGAAACCCTCCTGTGCCTGCACAAGGTGCTAGTGCTGGCTCAGGCTATGGCGGTGGGAACTTTGGTTATGGATCTAGTGAAACCAGCTTTGGTCTTGGTACCAATGCTTATGGAAGGAATGCTGGATCAGGTGGTGTTAATACATTCAACCAATCAACAAATGGATACGGAAGGAATTTTGGAGATTCGTcagcaggtggtggtggtggtggctccATATATGGAGATACAACTTGGAGATCTGGATCTTCCGAGCTTGATGGGACCAGCCCATTTGGGTATGGGCTTGGGAATGCAGCTTCAGATGTTACAGCAAAGAACTCAGCAGGTTACATGGGGCATTAACAAATAGAGGTTAGATATATTCGTATTCCTCATGCTCTGTTTGTCTTCAGTTTCGTTTTGTTGTTGGTTAGTGTTTCAATCCCTAGTTTCGTTTCATGCGTTGGTAATAGGTGTGCCGGTATCATGGTATCAGTGTGAAAAGCAATAGTTTTAGATGACTACTATTCATTGTGCTGAAACAATATTGGTACATGAACCCATGAACATTCAAATGCTTATTTCCATATAGGAAATATCCCCACCATTGGATTTATAATGCTGGTGTTCCCCTAGGAAAATGGCATTGATCTTCCAACTGTGATAAGATCATTTAGCAATTTGCCATGTTATAGCCAAAGAGGTGCTGTTATACTTAATTTTGGAGGACTTTAGGTAGCTAAAATACTCATTGTTGCAACTGTCACGTGAAAAATgtatgtcatgatttattgattATTTCACTATTTGGTTTAATATTACACTTTTTTTATGTACTAGATATGTATCAATTTGTTTGGATGATATACCCATCACGTGCAGGCATTTGACATTCACTTTAAGCCTGAACATGCTGTCTAAGTAGTATAGCAGTTAAACTTGTAGCTGTAAAAAAGCTCTGCATCCAGTTTGGGCTGTGGTTCATAACAGTATAGTAATACTTGCTTGGTTTAGAAACTTTACTCCCACTTCTCACCAATTATTGGGTAAGTGTTTAATATATTGTGTTTGTGGCATCATACAGAATTGGAAATCCCAGTTAACATATTTATGATGATGCTTCATTAATCGTGAACATGCATGTGTGATCCCCAATATATAGTCCAAATTATACCCTTGTGCTAAGTTTCTGCAACCTGTTTCCTGTACAACTATAAAAGGCATTGCTTTTTAAAGCTCCTGCTGATCTTCTCTGGCTGACCGAAATTGAGCAAAGGTGGCACTTTGCAATGTCGTGGCAATTCTCtgatttttgtgtgtgtgggaATTTGTTCTTGTTGCGTAGccaaataaatatgattaGCCAAATTAGGGTCATGGGTTCAGCCTGATGcctagttttttatttttcttaaccaTTTAGTTCTTACTTCTTATGCACTTATGCCACCAAGCTTAAGGTATTTAAGACAAAGATATTTGGGAAAATTATGTCCCTTTgtagttaaatatatttcattgaTTCCAGATTCAACATGGCTTGAAAATTTGATTGGGAGTTATTACTCAGTAAgctaatattatattttaagattaactTTAGCTGAAAtgtccaatttttttcttttggggtACAGAATATTGCTGAACTGCTtcagtaatttaatttttttctgcaaaTGACCTGATTAAACTCTTTTCAGATATGCACTAATCCTAATTCTTACCACAACTAGACATGGCATTACAGTTTTGCATACGCAATGCAAATATTACATATGGCAGTCATTAGATGTTTGATAGCTTAGTCCTCCAGTTGTACAGTGGATACATTCATCTTAGAACTTTTGGAAAGCTGAGtgatccttttctttttgaaatgAACTGCTTAGGGGCGCTGatgtaatcattttttttgtcaagcaTTCCTCTGTTGATATTgttgtagcaaaaaataattatcgtGAAAAGCTTGTGCTCTGCCTTAATTTGAATGAGTGATTTTCATTCTCATGATATATGATTGCTTATCACTGAAGCAGAACCTTTTTCATTGTTGCTCTTTATTTTCTGCAtgcattgatatatatatctctaactTGTATATTTCCTTGTGCAGCAATGTCGCCGCCTAGGAATCTTTTTCACATACAACAACATTTGTCAAAATAGGTTGAGGAGAGAACCACAGGTGCATCAGGTGCAAATTTTGAACCTCACATGATTTACAGAAATGGGTTAGTTAATAGAGCTAACCACCAGGGAGTTGGTCAATGAGATCAGATATATCCTCAGAGAACCTTTTAAACGTATTTCCATTTTATGTAAGGTTTGAGATTGTGGCTTCGGATTTCTACAGCGAGTTTAGGTTTTGGCAAccttgtgttttttcttgGTTGAGATGTGAAGTAAGATTGCGGGATATATATATCTGAAGAGTGTTCAGTTGTACGGCGGCGCTGCCCCCATATAGGCCCCCCTTTTTGGGTTTTTGTTCGTATAGTAGAAACTGCTCTAGCGTTTTTCAAATTGTGTGCTAGCTGTTGTTATCAggatgataaattttttttttcaccttctTGGTTTTTATCTTACTGAAGTGT is part of the Oryza brachyantha chromosome 11, ObraRS2, whole genome shotgun sequence genome and encodes:
- the LOC102707533 gene encoding heterogeneous nuclear ribonucleoprotein 1, which encodes MEADAGKLFIGGISWDTNEDRLREYFDKYGEVVEAVIMRDRATGRARGFGFIVFADPAVAERVIMEKHMIDGRMVEAKKAVPRDDQHALSKSGGSAHGSPGPSRTKKIFVGGLASTVTEADFRKYFEQFGTITDVVVMYDHNTQRPRGFGFITYDSEDAVDKALFKTFHELNGKMVEVKRAVPKELSPGPSMRSPVGGFVNRANSFLNGYTQGYNPSPVGGYGMRMDARFGLLSGGRSSYPSFGGGYGVGMNFDPGMNPGIGGNSSFNNSLQYGRQLNPYYSGNSGRYNSNVSYGGVSDNTGSVFNSLARNLWGNSGLSYSSNSASSNSFMSSANGGLGGIGNNNVNWGNPPVPAQGASAGSGYGGGNFGYGSSETSFGLGTNAYGRNAGSGGVNTFNQSTNGYGRNFGDSSAGGGGGGSIYGDTTWRSGSSELDGTSPFGYGLGNAASDVTAKNSAGYMGH